The following coding sequences are from one Anolis sagrei isolate rAnoSag1 chromosome 6, rAnoSag1.mat, whole genome shotgun sequence window:
- the EIF2AK3 gene encoding eukaryotic translation initiation factor 2-alpha kinase 3 isoform X3: MIIPSLDGDLFQWDRDRGSMEAVPFTIESLLESSYRFGDDVVLVGGKSLTTYGLSSRSGKVKYICSAMGCHRWDEDEIEQEDILLLHRTQKTVRAVGPRNGNEKWNFSVGHFELRYVPETETRTGFIEGHIKPNLNKDDSKVISDVEEQQEAIMKDTVIKVSVADWKVMAFNKQGGHLEWEYQFCNPVASAWLVKDGKVIPISLFDDTSYAAGNDVLEDDEDLMEAARGATESSVYLGMFGGQLYLQSSVRISDKFPTNPKALESRNDNAVTPLPVIKWKPLIHSPSRTPVIVGSDEFDKCLSNDKYSHEEYSNGALSVLQYPYDNGYFLPYYSRERNRRSTQITVRFSEGMSYKNIRKKDPVLLLHWWKEIVGTIIFCIVATTFVVRKLFHPNARYRQRKESETQCQTDTKYETCAGQAKDNTWPDIKNSGYVSRYLTDFEPIQCLGRGGFGVVFEARNKVDDCNYAIKRIRLPNRDQAREKVMREVKALAKLEHPCIVRYFNAWLEAPPESWQERMDKQWLKDESIDWAISSPSPAEAPSFKIRTEPFSSKEQIEVTTTPGERRTLLSVGISCGQSHSSESQFFPLELSSVDNRDLSQMAEPVSNIRDSLLSDRDIEGSCSFEPCPPAKPEARMRERTSSSIVFEDSGCDNASSKKDSHSGDKGTSTKGSNSRMSSSATPLSVSPPRPTTLSLDLSKNSVPKAMPTTPKVYLYIQMQLCRKENLKDWMNARCIMEERERTECLLIFLQIAEAVQFLHSKGLMHRDLKPSNIFFTMDDIVKVGDFGLVTAMDQDEEEESVLTPMPAYDRHTGQVGTKLYMSPEQVHGNVYSHKVDIFSLGLILFELLYPFSTQMERVRTLSEVRHLTFPDLFIEKYPEEYAMVKHMLSPSPTERPEAADIIENPLFEDLEFPAKPVLRQRSRTMSSSGLKHSR, translated from the exons ATGATAATTCCTTCTTTGGATGGAGACCTTTTCCAGTGGGATCGTGATAGAGGAAGCATGGAAGCTGTTCCTTTCACCATTGAATCTCTTCTTGAATCATCCTATAGATTTGGTGATGATGTTGTTCTGGTTGGAGGGAAATCTTTAACAACTTATGGACTGAGTTCACGTTCGGGAAAG GTGAAGTACATTTGCTCAGCCATGGGCTGTCATCGCTGGGATGAGGATGAGATAGAACAGGAAgatattcttcttcttcatcgGACCCAGAAAACAGTTCGTGCTGTTGGGCCTCGCAACGGCAATGAAAA gtGGAATTTTAGTGTTGGTCACTTTGAGCTGCGCTATGTTCCAGAGACTGAAACAAGAACGGGATTTATTGAAGGCCATATAAAACCAAATCTAAACAAAGATGATTCAAAAGTAATTTCGGACGTGGAAGAACAGCAGGAGGCTATAATGAAGGATACAGTGATTAAGGTCTCAGTAGCTGATTGGAAGGTTATGGCATTTAATAAGCAGGGAGGACATCTGGAATGGGAATATCAG TTTTGCAATCCAGTTGCTTCTGCCTGGCTTGTTAAAGATGGCAAGGTGATTCCAATTAGTCTCTTTGATGATACAAGCTATGCTGCTGGCAATGATGTCTTAGAAGATGATGAAGATCTTATGGAAGCTGCTAGAGGAGCTACGGAGTCCAGTGTCTATTTAG GTATGTTCGGAGGCCAACTGTACCTTCAGTCTTCAGTCAGAATTTCTGATAAGTTTCCAACCAACCCTAAGGCGTTGGAGTCCAGGAATGACAATGCAGTCACCCCTTTGCCTGTAATCAAGTGGAAGCCCTTGATTC ACTCTCCTTCTAGAACTCCTGTGATAGTGGGATCTGATGAATTTGACAAATGCCTCAGTAATGACAAATATTCTCATGAAGAATACAGTAATGGTGCCCTTTCAGTTTTGCAGTATCCTTATG ATAATGGCTATTTCTTGCCATACTATTCACGAGAGAGGAACAGACGGAGCACTCAGATCACAGTCCGGTTTTCTGAGGGTATGAGCTATAAGAATATCCGTAAAAAAGATCCTGTTCTGCTACTTCACTGGTGGAAAGAAATTGTTGGCACCATCATATTCTGCATTGTGGCTACTACATTTGTTGTACGCAAACTATTCCATCCCAATGCTCGCTACCGA CAGCGAAAGGAGTCGGAAACCCAGTGTCAGACGGACACGAAATACGAAACTTGTGCTGGACAGGCTAAAGATAACACCTGGCCTGACATTAAGAACTCTGGATATGTGTCAAG ATATCTAACAGATTTTGAACCAATTCAGTGCTTGGGACGTGGAGGATTTGGAGTAGTGTTTGAAGCCAGAAACAAAGTTGATGATTGTAATTATGCTATTAAAAGAATACGTTTACCAAACAG GGATCAGGCTCGTGAGAAGGTGATGCGTGAAGTTAAGGCTTTGGCAAAACTTGAACATCCTTGTATTGTTCGTTATTTCAATGCTTGGCTGGAAGCACCACCTGAGAGCTGGCAGGAGAGAATGGACAAACAGTGGCTAAAAGATGAAAG tattgaCTGGGCAATCAGTTCTCCGAGTCCAGCGGAAGCACCATCATTTAAAATTAGAACTGAGCCCTTTTCTTCAAAGGAACAGATTGAAGTGACTACTACACCTGGAGAAAGGAGGACCTTGCTCTCTGTTGGGATATCTTGTGGCCAATCTCATTCGTCAGAGAGCCAGTTTTTCCCTCTGGAGTTATCTTCTGTTGATAACAGAGACTTGAGCCAAATGGCAGAACCTGTGTCGAACATTAGGGATAGCCTTCTCTCCGATCGTGATATAGAAGGTAGCTGTTCCTTTGAACCTTGTCCTCCAGCTAAGCCAGAAGCAAGGATGAGGGAGAGGACCTCTTCATCGATTGTTTTTGAAGACTCTGGCTGTGACAATGCTTCTAGTAAAAAAGATAGCCACTCCGGAGATAAAGGAACAAGCACAAAAGGATCTAATAGTAGAATGTCCTCCTCAGCAACTCCTTTGTCTGTATCTCCACCAAGACCGACAACCTTGAGTTTGGACCTCTCTAAGAACTCTGTACCAAAAGCCATGCCTACCACACCAAAAGTGTACCTTTACATCCAGATGCAACTCTGTAGGAAGGAAAACCTCAAAGACTGGATGAATGCACGATGTATCATGGAGGAGAGGGAAAGGACAGAATGCCTGCTGATATTCTTACAGATAGCAGAAGCTGTTCAGTTCTTACATAGCAAAGGATTAATGCATCGGGACCTTAAG CCTTCCAACATATTTTTCACAATGGATGACATAGTAAAAGTTGGGGATTTTGGACTCGTGACTGCAATGgaccaagatgaggaggaggaatctGTTCTAACACCAATGCCAGCGTATGACAGGCACACTGGGCAAGTTGGGACCAAGCTCTACATGAGTCCAGAACAG GTCCATGGAAATGTTTATTCACACAAAGTGGATATTTTCTCTCTGGGTCTGATTTTGTTCGAGCTCCTTTATCCTTTCAGCACGCAGATGGAGAGAGTCAGG ACATTGAGTGAAGTAAGGCATTTGACGTTTCCTGATCTGTTCATCGAGAAGTATCCAGAGGAA